The region atccccatattattacttaccctcttgctcttttgcaccccagtatcgctacttgcacatcatcatctgcacatatatcactccagtattaatgctaaattgtaattattttcgcctctatggcctatttattgcctacctgcCTACtctcctacatttgcacacactgtacatagatctttctatttttattttcttttgtgttattgactgtacatttgtttatgtgtaactctgtgttgttgtttttgtcacactgctttgctttatcttggccaggtcgcagttgtaaatgagaacttgttctcaactggcctacctggttaaataaaggtgaaataaaacatttaaaaataaacaCAAGTATGCAGAGCTGCAGTGCAGGAAGTGTCACTCTGAAGAGGGCACTGTTTCCTCACAATAATACCGTGTTGGTGAGGGTAAAGCAGGAGGATAGAGGGCCATGAAGCCAGAtggcacaaagaccagggagcacCATTTCCTTACCAGTCCAGCTAAGTCCCAGGTGGTCAGCCACGATGGCCATCCGCAGGTCTGTTCGCTCACAGGGACTCTGAGGACCTGAAGGGCAGAGAACATCTATTAATCAACACTGTTCAGTATCTTTTCTACTGACTGAAATTGGAGTACAGAGGACTCTTTCCTTTTCTGGCCAAGCGTGGAATTTTCCAAATTATATAAATTCATACTGAGTGTTTTGCAGCCTCTCCTCTGGGTTTGATATAGACATGTTTAATCAACAGGTTTACCGTGAATGTGAATTGTATTATTCAATGGGTTGGTTAGGCTGACAACACTTCAGATTTGGTTTCCAGAATGGCAAGAAAAGGCAGACTAGACACAATATGACGGACTACAGTGTGTCATTTGGACACAGATGCTCTGTGAATGTTTGTGAATAtgtatcctcaaagcaggcagtAATTGTCATAAGAACTATACAAACAAAATAAAGTAAAAACATTGGTCAAAAGTGTCATGTACTCGTAGGAGCTCTAGTGGACTCACAGTTCTTAATGGGACTACACAGTACACATGCGGACAACCTTTGTGTTTTTGCTAAGGCTAATTAGCTCAGTGACACAACCTGAACATGAAATAGAATAAACTAGAACTGCTGTTATCAGTAGCCAccctgcacagacagacagatagacagactcaGTAGCCGTCAACAGGAAACTGGCTGTGCCAGTGCACCAGTCACTACTCTGGCATGCTGAGGTCTCTGACAACTAAGGGGttggggggagaaggaggagagtctGACAAGGACAAATACAGTACATAGATGACGATGACAGAATGACGGCTACTATTTTAAGAGAATAAACACGCCACAGGCAATCAATCACAACGACTTCATGCAACTAAGGTTTTAACAAGTGTGAAAGTTTTACAAACTAGGCTTGATCTCCGCGACGGGGGGCGCCCGAGGCCCCGCAACCTGACTGCCCTCCTTCCCACCAGTCCGCCTACTCCTCCTGCTCCTTTCACTGCCGGAGGCCCTGTCGACCTTAGCTCTTACGGACAAGGCCCCGGCCTCAGCTCTCGAGCCTCTACCAGACCTCGACGAGCGGGAGGGCTGAGAGGGGGCCGACAGAGAGGTGCTCCTGGAGGTGCTGTCTTCCTCGGACTGTTCTCCCTGTGTCTTTTTCTCTTCGTCTGACAGGCGGTCGGCCAGCTTTAGCGTCTCCCCGCTAATGCCCTTAAAGTACTCGATGGTGCGTTTACAAACCTCGCTGGCGTTCTCCCTACTCGTCTCACCTGCCGAGCTAACCTGAGATCTGTTTTTAATGGAGAACCTGgagggtaactgtatagctactCTTTCCCTGCTAGACTGAGCTGTTACCTGCACTGATATTGGGGAGCTGGTTGTGCTGCTCTTTTTAATATCTTTGATTGGGATTCTAGACCTGGGCTCTACTTTGGCAATGACAGGCTCTGCTCTTCTCCTGACCTCAGCCTTGACAACCTGTTTGGGTTTTTGCTTCCCTATTGCTGTGGCTTGTGTACGAAAAGACCACCCTGGCGCTTTGACAGGCAGCCTAGACTTTTGCTGCTTCGTCTCAGCTTCCTTGATGGCTTCACTTTCTCTTTGTTCAGCCTGAACACTGCTTTCTTCTACTCTCTCTACAGAGTCACTACAGAACAAAGCTTCAATCCTACTGGCTTTCTGAAGTGTGGGTTCAGAAGACGACTGCAAATTAAACACCACACTGCCACACTGTATATAGTTAGCCTGCACGCTTGAGGACTCaaggttattgttgttattgcagTTCTCTGCAGGGTAATCTCTTCTTTCTGACAGCTTTGGATCTGTGTATCCGCTAGACTGACTCTCCACTGACTGGTTTTCCAAGTTAATGTACTCTGCCATCTGACTTTCTGCCATCTCTGCCTTACATTCTTTGAGATCCCCAGAGTCTTTTTTCACTGTAATGGAGACGGCTATTCCCATCTTAATGGGGGTGCGTAATTTGGGGTCAACTTTAGAGGCCGTAATCGTGCATGAGGATGTGATCTCGGCTACAGTGACACCAGAAGGCGCATCGCTACAGCCAGTGCCAGTCTGTGCAGGGCTGCACTTTGCTGATGTGCTGCTGTCTGTGGCAGTCTCTAccttcaccccttcacccctctccCCTGTTTTTGACTGAGAGGTAACTACCCCCGGActcttaccccctctccccttgtCCCCTGATTTCCCATCAGAGGAATGCTCACCAATCTGGAAAAATTGAAGTCTCTCTTCAACAAAGTCCCGCTTGCTCATGTCAATTGCACCACTGCGCGTCATCTCAAACATCTTCCCCTCGTGGAAGGGGAAAGGGTTAGGCTCGCTAGTCGGTGTGCTCTCATCAGTCGGGGTTCTAGCAGGGGTAGTGTCTGGAGTGGTGGCTTGCGACTTGTCATCCACAGACAAACCGAAAGGCTTGGGATCTTCTTCTTTCGCTTTGGCATCAAAAACTCCTTCTCCCCCTTTGCTTGACCAGGGGTCAAAGTCTAAGCCTTTCGTGGCGACAGTTTTGAAGGTAGAGTTTAACTCCTCTTCGAGTTGATAGCCAAAGAAGTTATCTGCAAAGCCTTGTCTATCGCCCTGTCTATCTGGATGTCTTCCCTCGAGAGTGTAGTCTTTTTCATCTCCAATGTTTTGATCTGAGTTTGCTTTCCCATTATCCCCTCCATCCTCACTTGGTGTTTTCTCCTCCTCTATGACTTCAAGCTTTGATTGACTAAAGGAACGATCACATGTCTTGCCGTCATTGGACAGGCTGGATGTCTTAGGGTCTTGTTCACTCAACCCATCATCCTCATCTTGAAGGTCATAGCCATCGAGAGAGTCTATTTCAGTAGCATCTGTGTCATGAGAGAACTCAGTTGTGGCAATGGAGCAGTCTGTGATTGACTGGTCATTTTGCTCCAAGTCTTCCTCCTCTGCTTTTACAACGCCATTAGTACCTGACTCCTTGTTGTTTCCGTTCCTCTCAGGCTTTTTGGGTTTCAGAcgcttctctccttcctccttctccttcatCTTGAAGGTGTACTTTTTGTTGGGGATGGGATGGAAGATAGACTCATCATCGCTAGAGTTACTGTCATCTGCTCCAGGGGGAACTGGAGACGGAGGCTGAACCCTGATGATGGGCTCTGCAAGGAGGTGCTGATCATGCTCCTCTTGGAGGTtcacctccatcatctctgtcTCAGCCTCTGAGGAGGCACAAGACCCCCTCTTCTCAGGGTCCGAATGCTCAGCCTCTAAAGGCGGAGGTGGGGGAAACTCAATGTAAGCGACTCGTTTCTCTTTGGGTCGTTTCAATGTTTCCTGGTTTCTGTTGGAGGGTTCTGATGAGGCAGGCTTGGTTTTCTGTGGCAGAGACTCCGTGTAGATGAAGGTCTTTCCTTCGTCTTCCTCAGACTCCTCTGCTATTGGACTGGGCATGCTGGGCATATATCCAATCACGGAATCTGTCTTTCTGGAGGCAAGGCTCACCTCCTCAGAGCTTGGTGTCTCAGGAGTAACAGGACTCTTGCCAGAGCTGTCCATGAAAGTTACTTGCTCTAAAGTGTCATCCTCTGGGCTGCCTTGAGGAGATGGGGGCTGTTTTTGTTTGACAGTATAAAATGCTCCCCGTGTCTCGTGCACTGTTCGGCTCTCGTGACTCACTATTTTTTGGTACGTTCCCAGCAGCCCAGTTGTTTCTTTTTCATATTGCTTGCCCACTTGGATGCTTACATAAACTGGCAATGGTTTGATGTCTTTGAAACCCTCAGTGACAACTACAGGGGTTATGTTTTCCAAGTATTCTACTTGGTCGCTATCTATACCATTACATACTACAGTTGACTGACTACTATCATAAGAATCTGAGGATTTTTCTACTGATGAGTCGTTTGTAGATTTGTTGGCTTCAGAGCTGCCATGTAACCGATTTCTAGCTAAAGTAGGTATTTGTGATCCTGCCCTTTCACATAGTTTAACAGAGGTATCTAACTTTAATGATGTGGATTGATGATTCTCTGAGAAACTACATGGCATTCTAACAGGAATTTGCGATTCCGAGTTTTTTTTTAGACTACCGGTACGTACATCACTACTATTTGGGTTTTCTCGAACCACAAGCTCTGTGTAAATAGTTTTCTTGGTTGTCTCTTCTTTACTGGTTATTCCATCTCTAAAGCCCTGCAGTTGTCTTTGTGAATTTCTGTCATTGCCATGCGCATCTTGAACTAACGTGTGAGCTAGTTTTGACACTTGCGGTTTATAGTTTCCATTTCCATGACATTCCCAAGTTTTGAAGGACTTTTTTTCTTCCTGTTCATTTCCGTTTGTGTCGTGTTTAGGAGATGAGCATATATACCTATTAGCACTGGGGCTTGGTCCACTAGATCCTCTAACCTCACTTTCTATAACTTTCCTGGTACTTCCTGGACTGTCTGGTGATTTGGGGATATTTGAGCCAGCAAAGACTTGATACACAGGCAGCGTACTTTCCTGGAGTTTTCTTACTGGGGCATTTGATGTTTGTCCCCATTGTGGACCCTTTTCTTGCTTCTGAGCCTCTTGTTCAAATTTTAGCCTAACAGCGCTGACTTTGGAGcatgacatttgaaatggttTAGAAGCGTCACCTGCATTGCCCTGTGAAGTGCCATCACCTGGTTTTCTATTgtcatcattatactgtagcagcACTCTCCTCTCTGGGCTGCTCGGTAAACTAGCACATTTTCTATCACTAGAGCCAAATCTGTCCCTGAAACGTTCTCTACATTCCTCACCACTGCTCCCATTCTTATAGGTTGATCTTTCAGGACTGCTGTGCGTAGAGCTAGGCCCAGATCGTGTTTCCCTAAAGTCTGACCTGCGGGACTTCTTCTCAGGGGATGAGAGCTCATCATTCAGTTTCTCCGTCTTATCACGAAAAAACTGAGAGACTTCACTAAGCTTTTCCTCTGCTTCCTTAACAGTTCTGTCTACTCTGTCTTCATATATTAGCTTTTCTCTATTCTGGCTCTGTCTGTCATCAGTGACACGCATCCAAACAGAGTGCTTTGGGCTACCAGGTTCGGAGGAATACTGCAATAATGTTAGTTTGTCAAAGTTATCATCTACATTGGCATTTTCACCTGATTTGTCAATGTTTGATGACCTCAAAATATATTCTTGCCTTGATCCACTAGACCGTTCCTGACTATAACTACTCCTATCTGGGGAGTGAAAATGAGACCTGTCCCTCAAATACTCCTCGGTGTCAGAGTGAGAAGAGTCTGGTTTCTCAGAGAGAAGCATTTTGTCTGCAAAGTTGTAGGACTCCCCTCTGAGTTCTGATGATTCATCATCATTATATTCCACTGACTGCTGGCTGAGAAGCTTCAGGGCTTTGTACGAGTCATCTGCCATGAGCTGTGCAGAGCTTGGACGACTGTCGTCTTCCTGTGACATGGGCGTGTTTACTCTGGAAGACTCTAGGTAACAGGGGAGCGATTCTTcaggctcctcctctccctgtcgcGACAGTCCGCTGTTCCCTTGGTAGAAGTACATCTCCTTCTCTGGGGCATTTTTTGTTTCCCGGATGATGACCTCAGTTGGTTCAGTTTTGTTGCCCTTTTCAATGTGAACCTCGATTATTCTTTCAACCTTGGGCTTTGAGTTTATATCCCTCTGCGATGTGTCATCATTGCCGGCCCTGTGCTCAAACAGTCCAGCAAGTTCTCTGGAGGGATCCCTGCCTGACTGGAAAGCTTTCATGATATCATGCACTGACATTGATTCTTCCATCCTCTCGGATGCATTCtctttactctggggtttgtggtacacCATTCGGGTGGTAGTCGTGATGTGGGTCTCTTCCTTCACACGCATGCTCTTGCCCATTGAGTCATCGTCTGGGCTGATTTTCATCTGAAATGATTTTGTTTGGTCCACATTGGATGCATTCAGAACTTTGGGTTCTGCATCAGTGTATCGAACTGCCCTTGTATCCTCCATCATTGGTTGCTTGTTATCTTCAGGAGACTCATAACTCCTAATAACACGAACAACCTCAGTCCTTGTCTCAGTGATTACTGGTGGAATATCCTGGAAAAGTGCCTTGGGTCCCATGCCTTCTGCACTCTGTGGGGCAGAGGGTGTCCTTTCACTCCTCGTCTCAAAGCCACTGTCTGAGAGGGGACTCTTGTCCTGGTCATGTGAGATGTCATCTGGAGATTCTAACATGGCATCAGGCCCAAATAGCACATCTGCTAGTTTACAGAGCTCCTTTTCTGAGGCAGAGGACCGCATGTTTGCGGGTGGCATTTTCAGCTTGTGCTCAGGTTTAAGCATTCGTTtttgtttctcctctccttcccttctaACCTCATCGGATTTATGCTTTGCATCTGCAGTTTTTGAGATAGAGCCACTGTCAATGTCATTTGTCAAGTAGTCTACTACCTTCAATAGATTAAAATCTCTGTCTGGTATAGTCTTAGTTTTGATTTGAGGAACCACTGTCTCATATCTTGGTGGATAACTCCAGTTGCTTGGCTGGGGATCCACTGGTGCTTGTTTAGAGCACTGTGCCTCATCGGTTTTATTCATTTTAATAGCCGTCTTGCTATCCTTGACCGTATCCTTGGTCAGTATCTCACTAACTTTGACCAGGTCCTGTTTGACTTTCTCTACAATTCTGCAAGGCTCCTCGTCCTCTATTTTAGCCTCTTTGGGAGAGTCAGACTGGAAACCTTTGGAGGCTGAACTTGGTTCTGTTTGCAAGATGTTAGACATCCGTATCAAGTCCTCTTTCATTTCTGCCACGTCCTTCAGTATCTCTTGGCTGGAGGACAGCGGGGATGAGGTGGTGGATTTCAGGGCAGTCGGGGGCATAAATAAGGGGGATTTGACAGGTGACAGAGTTCTGGCAAAGGAAGACTGGGCTGAGTTTGTCTCAGCAGGCATAGTTTTTCGAGAGGACGAGAGGGCAGCAGCTGGCGTTGACACTTCAGGGAGCTTTTTAAATTGGGGCTCTGGCAACACATTTATAACCGAATACACTGGGACCGTCATGGTGCCAGATGTGACAGTGGTGGTAGAGTTCGGTGGGGACCTTAGAGTGGCATATAGGGAACTAGAGGCTGAGGATCTTATGGATTGGTAAGATGATGACGCTGAGGAGGACATGGACTTCAGAGTGCCATATCCAGAGGCAGAGCAGGAATTGAAAGTCTTTTCAACCTCGTCAAAGGCTGCATTTACGCTTGTCGTTGCTGCATTGGTGGTTGCCTGTATCCTCTCCTGTAAGCTGCTGGAGAGTAGGGACGTGGGCGAGGAGGAGCGGTACTTTGTAGGGGATACTGTTCCATTGATCAGAGCTGCAGCACTAGGAGGTGTGTTGGATTTAATTGGTGAGGAAAGGGAGGAAAATAGACTTAAGGGGTCTGCATTGGACCGGACAGAGGAGAGGCCAGGAACAGTTTTTATAGGAGAGGACGATGCTGTGGTGCCCACCATGACACCCTTGAATGGCAGAGTTGAACTGTACATGTTCAGTGAGGATTTGGGGGAAGCAGGTGGGCTCATGGCGATTGATGACCTCTCTAGCAGACACCCCACACCAGTGCTGATGGGAGAGGTTCTAGAAGACAATGCTGCCAGTCCCTTGATGGAAACGGGGTCTGGAACGCTTCTGACTGGCGATGACAGGAGACTGGGGGTGACCTGAACTGGGTACTGGGTCTGCTGAACTACAGTCTTAATTGGGGATGAAATTGTCCTGTACGACCTGATGGGGGATGCTACGTCGCTGACTGACTTGATGGAATGGGCCGGTGAGCAGCCTATGTTGGACTTGATGGGGGATGCCGAGGTGATGGACCACACGGACTTCAGTGGAGAGGCATTGGGCGTGTTGGACGATGAACTGGAGTGGGAACCGAACCCAGACTTGGCTTGCTCAGGGACGGAGACAGGAACAGCCGACCACGCCTGATAAGATCTCGTTGAAAAGACAGGTTTGTAAGCGTAGCCAGTAGGCTGTGTTCTCTGCGAGCTCCGATCAGTTGTTTCTTGAATAACCAAACCAAAGATTGAACATAAATTCAACaaaaaataattgaaataataaaacaGGAAAACCAGAGAGAGAAAGTTGGCGTCAGTAGGCCAATATTAATCAAAGCAGTAAGAATAATACAATGGTGAATTTATGCAATGTCAATTACTATCTAAACAAAGGTTGGATGAAAAGTGATTGTTTGAGGTCAATGATCTGTCATAAATAGAAAAGATACAAGATAACACATGATGAAGCATATGAGGCAACGAAATGCTTGAGGTAGCTAACAGTGGAGAAGAAAATATTAGAAATGtaccaagacaacaacaacaaccactctAACCATGTGTGACTTTCGATGTGCTTTGTCTGTTTGCCTTTTTGCTACAGTGCCTTTTATATACTTGGTGCCCTTCATGATCATATGTTTTCAATGCCAAAAATGATCCCACAATCCTTTTGGTAGATTATTGGTGCAATAACTGTCTCAAGGGTTCACTTATTGATTGGTTCACACAAAATGAAAGAAGGCCCTGAACAATCGCAAAGCCCATAAGAGTGAGGTGTTCTTCAAAAGAATGAAAAAGATACAAGAGAATAATTTAATTTGACACAGGGTTCAAAATCTATTTCAAAAATAATAAATTAACATTTGGATGTTGCAATGCCAGTTGTTTTCCCACAAATGTGATGAGACAACAAAAAACAGGAAAATAAATTTCACAAAATGGAGAGGGTCTGCAAAGTATAAGACACAGTAAACCATGCAAGTGTTGTCGTGGATGGATATGAATCATGACGTCTATGATGACAGTATGGAAAGTGCTCATAATTCTACACTATGGATGTATGGATATATCATAAAGGCAATATCTTACACTGCATATGAAGTTGTACAACGTTTCTGAAAGTAAAGATGTTAAACTCACTCGCTGCAGGGTCGGTCAGATAGCTGTAGCGCTTACGCAAAGCTAAGGAGGCAAAGGTATGACGTCGGTCTGGTTTTTCAgtctgcaacaacaaaaacaacaaaatatgtTTTAACATAAAATGTAGATTGGATTTAAAGGCCAAAAAGGTATCTTCCCTTTTTTCACACTACTGCCAGAATTTCTcccattttgtggttttgaaatAAAATCAAGATGATGCATTTAGATTTTCTGAAGTCCATGTTGTTGAGATAGTAGGCACTGTAGGTGATTGTGTTGTAAGTCACCTTCGGCTGATGACTCAAATATCCATGCTTTCCTCTGATTGGATAGATTAAGTGTTACATTGGTGGTGCGATTTAAAGTGTATTTATCTGTCTAATTTTGAAGAAACACATGCAATATGTGATTATTAGATTTGGAGAACTCTGGTGAGATGTCCACAAGCTGACACTGAGAATGCACCTGATCTCTAAAATAAATGATTTAAAGAGGACTCACTCCATTAGTCATGGATGAATGTTCTTTTGAGATCATGAGATGTAATGTAAATGAAGGAAAACACTCTGAGATATAGCTATAAAACATGAAACATTCATGTCATCTTTTGCTGACTAGGTTATGTTGACTTTTCCTCATGCAACGAATAACTCATTGGTCTTGTATAGGTGTGAACAAAACATTGGCAGAAGATGGCTGAAACCACAACTAAGCTAGAGTACTATGCACTACAGCGGGGTTTATCCTCTTCTATCTGCcattccgaaagcactgtatgtcACGCTCTCTGAAAATAGTGTGGAGGGATGGTGTTTCCTACTAGCCTACCTACTGAACACATATGGAAAGAAAGATATGGAAAATAAGCCAGGGTGTGGTACACAAATTGCTCCACTTGGCTTGGGATGAGGACAATAATAATGAAA is a window of Salmo salar chromosome ssa18, Ssal_v3.1, whole genome shotgun sequence DNA encoding:
- the LOC106577144 gene encoding ankyrin-3 isoform X10 — its product is MSEEAKDKTSGKPAHRKKKGKKSDSNASYLRAARAGNLEKALDYLKSGVEINICNQNGLNALHLASKEGHVEVVAELLKLEANVDAATKKGNTALHIASLAGQTEVVKELVTNGANVNAQSQNGFTPLYMAAQENHIEVVRFLLEHNSSQSMATEDGFTPLAVALQQGHDQVVSLLLENDTKGKVRLPALHIAARKDDTKAAALLLQNDRNADVESKMMVNKTTESGFTPLHIAAHYGNINVATLLLNRGGAVDFMARNDITPLHVASKRGNSNMVKLLLDRGSKIDAKTKDGLTPLHCGARSGHEQVVEILLDRGAPILSKTKNGLSPLHMATQGDHINCVQLLLQNDVPVDDVTNDYLTALHVAAHCGHYKVAKLIVDKKANPNAKALNGFTPLHIACKKNRAKVMELLLKHGASIQAVTESGLTPIHVAAFMGHENIVNSLTHHGASPNTTNVRGETALHMAARAGQADVVRYLLQNGAKVETKAKDDQTALHISSRLGKADIVQQLLQRGASANAATTSGYTPLHLAAREGHEDVAAMLLDQGASLSASTKKGFSPLHVAAKYGKMEVASLLLQKRAAPDAAGKSGLTPLHVAAHYDNQRVALLLLDQGASPHAAAKNGYTPLHIAAKKNQMDIGTTLLEYGADTNAVTRQGISPVHLAAQEGSVDLVSLLLTKNASVNMGNKSGLTPLHLAAQEDKVNVAEVLLNQGADVDPSTKMGYTPLHVACHYGNVKMADFLIQNQARVDDKTKNGYTPLHQAAQQGHTHIINLLLQHGASANQLTVNGSTALSIACRLGYISVVDTLRPVTDENLTSVTATEKHKMNIPETMNEFLDMSDDEAKANAPEILNDDCISDVDEGEDAMTGDTDKYLRPQDLKELGDDSLPQEGYMGFSIGVRSASLRSFSSDRSNTLNRSSYARDSMMIEEILAPTKDTLQSVFKDLSYLIDPLNKHLAVTRDYDAECLRRYSWTPDTIDHSNTVSSPIHSGLSSPLPQYDSRFLVSFMVDARGGSMRGSRSNGMRIIIPPRKCTAPTRITCRLAKRHKLAYPPPMVEGEGLVSRLVEVGPAGAQFLGPVIVEIPHFGSMRGKERELIVLRSDNGDTWKEHQYDCHPSDITDILNGMDEELDSNAELEKKRICRIITRDFPQYFAVVSRIKQESNHMGPEGGTLTSLTMPMVQASFPQGALTKKIRVGLQAQPVPDDMVRNLLGNRATFSPIVTVEPRRRKFHKPITMTIPVPPRSAEGHPIGPRGDSTPCLRLLCSITGGTSPAQWEDITGTTPLSFVTDCVSFTTNVSARFWLADCHQIPETVGLASQLYRELICVPYLAKFVVFAKMNDPVESRLRCFCMTDDKVDKTLEQQENFEEVARSKDIEVLEGKPIHVDCYGNLSPLIKSGQQLIFNFFSFKENRLPFNVKVRDMGQEPCGRLSFLKEPKTTKGLPQTAICNLNITLPTHKKDMMESDPDDETEKPDRRHTFASLALRKRYSYLTDPAAKTTDRSSQRTQPTGYAYKPVFSTRSYQAWSAVPVSVPEQAKSGFGSHSSSSSNTPNASPLKSVWSITSASPIKSNIGCSPAHSIKSVSDVASPIRSYRTISSPIKTVVQQTQYPVQVTPSLLSSPVRSVPDPVSIKGLAALSSRTSPISTGVGCLLERSSIAMSPPASPKSSLNMYSSTLPFKGVMVGTTASSSPIKTVPGLSSVRSNADPLSLFSSLSSPIKSNTPPSAAALINGTVSPTKYRSSSPTSLLSSSLQERIQATTNAATTSVNAAFDEVEKTFNSCSASGYGTLKSMSSSASSSYQSIRSSASSSLYATLRSPPNSTTTVTSGTMTVPVYSVINVLPEPQFKKLPEVSTPAAALSSSRKTMPAETNSAQSSFARTLSPVKSPLFMPPTALKSTTSSPLSSSQEILKDVAEMKEDLIRMSNILQTEPSSASKGFQSDSPKEAKIEDEEPCRIVEKVKQDLVKVSEILTKDTVKDSKTAIKMNKTDEAQCSKQAPVDPQPSNWSYPPRYETVVPQIKTKTIPDRDFNLLKVVDYLTNDIDSGSISKTADAKHKSDEVRREGEEKQKRMLKPEHKLKMPPANMRSSASEKELCKLADVLFGPDAMLESPDDISHDQDKSPLSDSGFETRSERTPSAPQSAEGMGPKALFQDIPPVITETRTEVVRVIRSYESPEDNKQPMMEDTRAVRYTDAEPKVLNASNVDQTKSFQMKISPDDDSMGKSMRVKEETHITTTTRMVYHKPQSKENASERMEESMSVHDIMKAFQSGRDPSRELAGLFEHRAGNDDTSQRDINSKPKVERIIEVHIEKGNKTEPTEVIIRETKNAPEKEMYFYQGNSGLSRQGEEEPEESLPCYLESSRVNTPMSQEDDSRPSSAQLMADDSYKALKLLSQQSVEYNDDESSELRGESYNFADKMLLSEKPDSSHSDTEEYLRDRSHFHSPDRSSYSQERSSGSRQEYILRSSNIDKSGENANVDDNFDKLTLLQYSSEPGSPKHSVWMRVTDDRQSQNREKLIYEDRVDRTVKEAEEKLSEVSQFFRDKTEKLNDELSSPEKKSRRSDFRETRSGPSSTHSSPERSTYKNGSSGEECRERFRDRFGSSDRKCASLPSSPERRVLLQYNDDNRKPGDGTSQGNAGDASKPFQMSCSKVSAVRLKFEQEAQKQEKGPQWGQTSNAPVRKLQESTLPVYQVFAGSNIPKSPDSPGSTRKVIESEVRGSSGPSPSANRYICSSPKHDTNGNEQEEKKSFKTWECHGNGNYKPQVSKLAHTLVQDAHGNDRNSQRQLQGFRDGITSKEETTKKTIYTELVVRENPNSSDVRTGSLKKNSESQIPVRMPCSFSENHQSTSLKLDTSVKLCERAGSQIPTLARNRLHGSSEANKSTNDSSVEKSSDSYDSSQSTVVCNGIDSDQVEYLENITPVVVTEGFKDIKPLPVYVSIQVGKQYEKETTGLLGTYQKIVSHESRTVHETRGAFYTVKQKQPPSPQGSPEDDTLEQVTFMDSSGKSPVTPETPSSEEVSLASRKTDSVIGYMPSMPSPIAEESEEDEGKTFIYTESLPQKTKPASSEPSNRNQETLKRPKEKRVAYIEFPPPPPLEAEHSDPEKRGSCASSEAETEMMEVNLQEEHDQHLLAEPIIRVQPPSPVPPGADDSNSSDDESIFHPIPNKKYTFKMKEKEEGEKRLKPKKPERNGNNKESGTNGVVKAEEEDLEQNDQSITDCSIATTEFSHDTDATEIDSLDGYDLQDEDDGLSEQDPKTSSLSNDGKTCDRSFSQSKLEVIEEEKTPSEDGGDNGKANSDQNIGDEKDYTLEGRHPDRQGDRQGFADNFFGYQLEEELNSTFKTVATKGLDFDPWSSKGGEGVFDAKAKEEDPKPFGLSVDDKSQATTPDTTPARTPTDESTPTSEPNPFPFHEGKMFEMTRSGAIDMSKRDFVEERLQFFQIGEHSSDGKSGDKGRGGKSPGVVTSQSKTGERGEGVKVETATDSSTSAKCSPAQTGTGCSDAPSGVTVAEITSSCTITASKVDPKLRTPIKMGIAVSITVKKDSGDLKECKAEMAESQMAEYINLENQSVESQSSGYTDPKLSERRDYPAENCNNNNNLESSSVQANYIQCGSVVFNLQSSSEPTLQKASRIEALFCSDSVERVEESSVQAEQRESEAIKEAETKQQKSRLPVKAPGWSFRTQATAIGKQKPKQVVKAEVRRRAEPVIAKVEPRSRIPIKDIKKSSTTSSPISVQVTAQSSRERVAIQLPSRFSIKNRSQVSSAGETSRENASEVCKRTIEYFKGISGETLKLADRLSDEEKKTQGEQSEEDSTSRSTSLSAPSQPSRSSRSGRGSRAEAGALSVRAKVDRASGSERSRRSRRTGGKEGSQVAGPRAPPVAEIKPSPQSPCERTDLRMAIVADHLGLSWTELAREMDFSVDEINHIRVENPNSLTAQSFMLLKKWVSRDGKNATTDALTGVLTKVNRMDIVTLLEGPIFDYGNISGTRSFADDNAVYLDQADDYHSILAELQSPVQLHSDPPFTELHSEPPTLTIDPTPVQLHPHPPTLILTQSEPWNDHMEPSVDPDTSTRTTLRPWELSLSIHTLHLDPTAATNTGMAEGDQVLMVQVEEEKKEVDISLQHQEDSRQTGASAVVAEGEAEEEAEEVVKGGGEEGVEVGEMAEEGDKVVEAKIGAKVVEGGKVAEEGAKVRVEGGKVEWAKVRVEGAKAVENGAEVVEEGGAYLSPQAWAEALGEQGVSGSTEEEDGDEDEKTEDKLKSLLEDIHLEEGSEEEDEEMTEARVQEIVSQVQQAEKDVCSLPGWHSDTSSVNVEPPTPGRSVSSDLLDRQENSQENSSDSITSSSRGEPARSRHNGDNTELPPQDGSLPVSQDSANGRTGRGKEEGTLVSERKVQQHFSESGSDEERTVTTRVFRRRVILKGEQAKNIPGESVTEEQFTDEDGNIITRKVIRKVIRRVSTPTPDDQGGDRGSWDRGDPWPCPFLLEEELEQGDGAKSRKEERSGEKKLQS